From the Alloalcanivorax dieselolei B5 genome, one window contains:
- the hflC gene encoding protease modulator HflC, with the protein MGTRGWLMLVAAGVLLLLAFDSFYIVNETEKAVLKRFSRIESTDIKPGLYPKVPLIDEVVRVDGRLLTHDVPTQAFLTGEKKLLNVDAFVTWRIADVQRYIVSVGAGSNNSMVMERRARELLDPRVNEALRNQFAARTVQEVVAGRGGELPDEALDPSAVSTGEALDKSEEQLASEEDEEFRKKVQEKGATQALLEDKNDQREKLMNSVAEEVNAATLQDLGIEVVDVRVKQVDWPDEVRGRVFDRMRAERARDASEHRSEGREEAERIRAAADREETETVARAYEEAQKVRGEGDALATGIYARAYSRDEEFFRFYRSLQAYRESFKSPNDILLLEPDSDFFRYLKDSEGGR; encoded by the coding sequence ATGGGTACACGAGGTTGGCTGATGCTGGTGGCGGCGGGCGTACTATTGCTGCTGGCATTCGATTCATTCTATATCGTCAATGAAACCGAGAAGGCGGTGCTCAAGCGCTTCAGCCGGATCGAAAGTACTGACATCAAACCCGGGCTGTATCCGAAGGTACCGCTGATCGACGAAGTGGTTCGCGTGGATGGCCGTCTGCTGACCCATGACGTGCCCACTCAGGCGTTTCTCACCGGCGAGAAGAAGCTGCTCAACGTGGATGCCTTCGTGACCTGGCGTATTGCCGATGTCCAGCGCTATATCGTCAGTGTCGGCGCGGGCTCCAACAACAGCATGGTGATGGAGCGCCGCGCCCGGGAACTGCTCGATCCGCGTGTCAACGAGGCGCTGCGGAACCAGTTCGCCGCCCGCACGGTGCAGGAAGTGGTGGCGGGTCGAGGTGGTGAGCTGCCTGATGAGGCGCTGGATCCGTCCGCGGTGAGCACCGGTGAGGCCCTCGACAAAAGCGAGGAGCAGCTGGCGTCCGAAGAAGACGAGGAATTCCGCAAGAAAGTGCAGGAGAAAGGGGCCACCCAGGCGTTGCTGGAAGACAAGAACGACCAGCGTGAGAAGCTGATGAACTCGGTGGCCGAGGAAGTGAACGCCGCCACTCTCCAGGACTTGGGGATCGAAGTGGTGGATGTTCGCGTGAAGCAGGTGGATTGGCCCGATGAAGTGCGTGGCCGGGTGTTCGACCGGATGCGTGCCGAGCGGGCCCGGGATGCCTCCGAGCATCGCTCCGAGGGGCGCGAGGAAGCGGAGCGGATCCGTGCCGCGGCCGATCGCGAGGAAACCGAAACCGTGGCGCGGGCCTACGAAGAGGCACAGAAAGTCCGGGGTGAAGGGGATGCCCTGGCCACCGGAATTTACGCCCGGGCCTACTCCCGCGATGAAGAGTTCTTCCGCTTCTACCGCAGCCTGCAGGCTTATCGGGAAAGCTTCAAATCACCCAATGACATTCTGCTGCTGGAACCGGATAGCGACTTCTTCAGGTATCTGAAGGACTCCGAGGGCGGCCGTTAG
- a CDS encoding DUF2065 domain-containing protein translates to MDWILLIKALCLVLVIEGLPLALAPERMRRAALELARLDGRILRVCGLLAMAVGAGILLLLRPGM, encoded by the coding sequence ATGGACTGGATTCTGCTGATCAAGGCGTTGTGTCTGGTGCTGGTGATCGAGGGGTTGCCCCTGGCACTGGCTCCGGAGCGCATGCGCCGCGCCGCCCTCGAACTGGCCCGTCTGGATGGCCGGATACTGCGCGTCTGTGGCCTGCTGGCCATGGCAGTGGGCGCGGGTATCCTGCTGCTCCTGCGGCCGGGCATGTGA
- a CDS encoding ATP phosphoribosyltransferase regulatory subunit: MNQEEQWLLPDGVEEVLPERARAIEHLRRRALDLYQSWGYELVFPPLIEFLESLLNGAGRDLERETFKITDQLSGRLMGVRADMTPQVARMDAHSLRHRAPTRLCYCSTALRARPAQAGGSRVPYQLGVELFGHDGAESDLEVILLMLETMALAGIQDQVVLDLGHVGIFRSLVAACDLTAADQARLEDIYLRKARTELNAFLAERTLPAAASRALAELPFLDGDSAVFEQARALLAGFPEALAALAALEALADALAGCPARLHLDLGELRGYHYHTGVVLAAYLPGDSEPLAKGGRYDHIGEVFGRARPATGFSADLKKLAALAAMPREGGVLARGELSDATFAAEVAALRADGERVVLALPGADNDPDELGCDRQLVAADNGWTIQPISS; this comes from the coding sequence ATGAATCAGGAAGAACAGTGGTTGCTCCCCGATGGCGTGGAAGAGGTCCTTCCCGAACGCGCCAGGGCCATCGAGCACCTGCGGCGCCGGGCGCTGGACCTGTACCAGTCCTGGGGTTACGAGCTGGTATTTCCGCCGCTCATCGAATTCCTGGAATCCCTGCTCAACGGCGCCGGCCGTGACCTGGAGCGGGAAACCTTCAAAATTACCGATCAACTCAGCGGCCGTCTGATGGGCGTGCGCGCGGATATGACGCCCCAGGTGGCGCGCATGGACGCCCATAGTCTGCGTCACCGCGCACCGACGCGGCTGTGTTACTGCTCCACCGCGTTGCGTGCCCGCCCGGCCCAGGCCGGCGGCAGCCGCGTGCCATACCAACTGGGCGTGGAGTTGTTCGGCCATGATGGCGCCGAAAGCGATCTGGAAGTCATTCTGCTGATGCTGGAAACCATGGCTCTGGCCGGAATCCAGGATCAGGTGGTGCTGGACCTGGGCCACGTCGGCATTTTCCGCTCCCTGGTGGCGGCCTGTGATCTGACCGCCGCCGACCAGGCTCGTCTGGAAGACATCTACCTGCGTAAGGCGCGTACGGAACTGAATGCGTTTCTGGCCGAGCGGACGCTGCCGGCGGCGGCCAGCCGGGCGTTGGCGGAACTGCCTTTCCTGGACGGCGACAGCGCGGTGTTCGAGCAGGCCCGGGCGTTGCTGGCGGGTTTTCCGGAGGCGTTGGCGGCCCTGGCTGCCCTTGAGGCGCTGGCTGACGCGCTGGCTGGCTGTCCGGCCCGGTTACACCTGGATCTCGGGGAATTGCGCGGCTATCACTACCATACCGGTGTGGTGCTCGCCGCTTATTTGCCCGGTGACAGCGAACCGCTGGCCAAGGGCGGCCGCTATGATCATATCGGTGAAGTGTTTGGCCGGGCCCGTCCGGCCACCGGCTTCAGTGCCGACCTGAAGAAATTGGCGGCTTTGGCCGCCATGCCTCGGGAGGGTGGTGTACTCGCCCGGGGCGAGCTGTCCGACGCTACCTTCGCCGCTGAAGTGGCGGCATTGCGCGCGGACGGCGAACGTGTGGTGCTGGCTCTGCCCGGCGCCGATAACGACCCCGACGAACTGGGGTGTGACCGGCAACTGGTGGCCGCCGACAATGGCTGGACCATTCAACCCATTTCCTCCTGA
- a CDS encoding adenylosuccinate synthase, whose translation MGKNVVILGTQWGDEGKGKIVDLLTDQVAYVARFQGGHNAGHTLVIDGKKTVLHLIPSGILRDGVQCMIGNGVVLAPDALLEEMRGLEEQGVPVRERLRLSSACPLILPVHVALDQAREVARGAQKIGTTGRGIGPAYEDKVARRGVRLGDLFHRERFAAKLGEVMDYHNFILRSFYNAEPVDFQKTLDDLLAMAEELRPMVCDVTAELHKARERGENIMFEGAQGTLLDIDHGTYPYVTSSNTTAGGAATGSGFGPLYLDYVLGITKAYTTRVGGGPFPTELFDETGRYLAEKGHEFGATTGRARRCGWFDAIALKRAIQINSISGLCLTKLDVLDGLEEVRICVGYKNAAGDKLECAWDADSYAEVTPMYESLPGWKESTLGVKKLEDLPENAKAYLKRIEEVTGAPIDIISTGPDRVETIIKRNPFS comes from the coding sequence ATGGGCAAGAACGTCGTAATTCTCGGTACCCAATGGGGTGATGAAGGCAAGGGCAAGATCGTCGATCTGCTCACCGATCAGGTGGCCTATGTGGCCCGTTTCCAAGGCGGGCATAATGCCGGCCATACCCTGGTGATCGATGGCAAGAAGACCGTGCTGCATCTGATTCCGTCCGGCATTCTCCGCGATGGCGTGCAATGCATGATCGGCAACGGCGTGGTGCTGGCGCCGGACGCTTTGCTCGAGGAAATGCGGGGGTTGGAGGAGCAGGGCGTGCCGGTGCGTGAGCGTCTGCGCTTGTCTTCCGCCTGCCCGCTGATCCTGCCGGTGCACGTGGCCCTGGATCAGGCCCGCGAAGTGGCGCGCGGTGCCCAGAAGATCGGCACCACCGGTCGCGGCATCGGCCCGGCTTACGAAGACAAAGTGGCGCGCCGTGGCGTGCGTCTCGGCGATCTGTTCCACCGTGAACGGTTCGCCGCCAAGCTGGGTGAAGTGATGGATTACCATAACTTCATCCTGCGCAGCTTCTACAACGCCGAGCCGGTGGATTTCCAGAAGACGCTGGACGATCTGCTGGCCATGGCCGAAGAGCTGCGCCCGATGGTCTGCGATGTCACCGCGGAACTGCACAAAGCGCGCGAGCGTGGTGAAAATATCATGTTCGAAGGCGCCCAGGGCACGCTGCTGGATATCGACCACGGCACCTACCCCTACGTGACCAGTTCCAATACCACCGCTGGCGGTGCCGCCACCGGTTCCGGCTTCGGCCCGCTGTATCTTGATTACGTGTTGGGGATTACCAAGGCCTATACCACCCGGGTAGGTGGCGGCCCCTTCCCCACCGAGCTGTTCGACGAGACCGGCCGCTATCTGGCGGAAAAAGGCCACGAGTTCGGTGCCACCACCGGTCGGGCCCGGCGTTGCGGCTGGTTTGACGCCATCGCTTTGAAGCGGGCTATTCAGATCAACTCGATCAGTGGTCTGTGTCTGACCAAGCTGGATGTGCTGGATGGCCTGGAAGAAGTGCGTATCTGCGTGGGTTATAAAAACGCCGCCGGTGACAAACTGGAATGCGCCTGGGACGCGGACAGTTACGCCGAAGTGACGCCGATGTACGAATCCCTGCCGGGCTGGAAGGAATCGACCCTGGGAGTGAAGAAGCTTGAGGACCTGCCGGAAAACGCGAAGGCCTACCTCAAACGCATCGAGGAAGTGACCGGCGCGCCCATCGACATTATTTCCACCGGACCGGACCGGGTGGAAACCATCATCAAGCGTAATCCGTTCTCCTGA
- a CDS encoding PhoX family protein, with translation MSLRNDTFKLGALAVAISMAITGCGSDSDNDPDPQPQMERLTRIATLPLGAEATGLFLKEDGEVFTNIQHPSDANVTADADGHTYSLATVGVIEGADVNEPFAAVSVPETDEEKQVMRVALGRYNVLGQQSEDWAGAPEPGGLGAINVKDGSATIRVSNDPDFNGWIPVSEDEGYLFTNWEDRPGGMSRLHLMRDQDGRWMVQDHQASMVDFSAVNGTWVNCFGTVSPWNTPLTSEELYFDDTIDWNNANYPYYGQAQDLADYLAGEINTDYSATFPNPYDYGYIVEITDPTSAPTPVKHFTLGRYSHENAVVMPDQKTVYMSDDGGGVILFKFVADTAGDLSSGTLYAAAVQQDTVPMDAAQAGFDIEWVELASGNNTEIESWVDEYDGITPNDYTEGANSYISQQQIDDWAESKRGEDLDNSGDVATNPFGDDRVAFLESRKAAVALGATGEFNKMEGINVNIGRAQASVEGDGPQAYVYVAMSDISGTMTDSDGLVQLTNQDANCGGVFRMPLGADYDVARLEMVELGGPHQPEDAANTCSVDGLSGPDNVAVMNDGRVLIGEDTGGHENNMVWLLDPEG, from the coding sequence ATGTCTCTGAGGAACGACACTTTTAAACTGGGCGCACTGGCGGTTGCCATTTCCATGGCAATCACCGGTTGCGGAAGCGACAGTGATAACGACCCTGATCCGCAGCCACAGATGGAACGGCTGACCCGTATCGCCACCCTGCCGCTTGGCGCGGAAGCGACCGGACTGTTCCTGAAGGAAGACGGTGAGGTCTTCACCAACATTCAGCATCCGTCCGACGCCAATGTTACCGCGGATGCAGATGGTCACACTTACAGCCTCGCCACCGTGGGCGTGATCGAAGGTGCCGATGTCAACGAACCCTTCGCAGCCGTTTCCGTGCCGGAAACCGACGAAGAGAAACAGGTGATGCGCGTGGCCCTGGGCCGCTACAACGTGCTGGGCCAGCAGAGCGAAGACTGGGCCGGTGCGCCTGAACCCGGCGGCCTGGGCGCCATCAACGTGAAGGACGGCAGCGCCACCATCCGTGTTTCCAACGACCCGGACTTCAACGGCTGGATTCCGGTCAGCGAAGACGAGGGTTATCTGTTCACCAACTGGGAAGACCGTCCCGGTGGTATGAGCCGCCTGCACCTGATGCGCGACCAGGATGGCCGCTGGATGGTGCAGGACCACCAAGCCTCCATGGTGGATTTCTCGGCGGTGAACGGGACCTGGGTGAACTGCTTCGGCACCGTATCCCCCTGGAACACCCCTCTGACGTCGGAGGAGTTGTACTTCGACGACACCATTGACTGGAACAATGCAAACTACCCGTACTACGGTCAGGCACAGGATCTGGCGGACTATCTGGCCGGCGAGATCAACACGGATTACAGCGCCACCTTCCCGAACCCCTACGATTACGGCTACATCGTCGAAATCACCGACCCCACTAGTGCGCCGACGCCGGTGAAGCACTTCACACTGGGTCGCTACTCCCACGAAAACGCCGTGGTGATGCCCGATCAAAAGACCGTCTATATGAGCGATGATGGCGGCGGCGTGATCCTGTTCAAATTCGTGGCCGACACCGCCGGCGACCTGAGCAGTGGCACTCTGTACGCGGCGGCCGTTCAACAGGACACCGTGCCCATGGACGCCGCCCAGGCTGGTTTCGACATTGAGTGGGTCGAGTTGGCCAGCGGCAACAACACCGAGATCGAAAGCTGGGTGGACGAGTACGACGGCATCACCCCGAACGACTACACGGAAGGTGCCAACAGCTACATCAGTCAGCAACAGATTGACGACTGGGCGGAAAGCAAGCGCGGCGAGGATCTGGACAACAGCGGCGACGTAGCTACCAATCCGTTCGGCGACGATCGTGTGGCCTTCCTGGAGTCCCGCAAGGCGGCGGTGGCCCTGGGCGCCACCGGGGAGTTCAACAAGATGGAAGGTATCAACGTCAACATCGGGCGCGCCCAGGCAAGCGTCGAAGGTGACGGCCCGCAGGCCTACGTCTACGTGGCCATGTCCGACATCAGCGGCACCATGACTGACAGCGACGGCCTGGTGCAACTGACCAACCAGGATGCCAACTGCGGCGGCGTGTTCCGCATGCCTCTCGGCGCTGACTACGACGTAGCCCGCCTGGAAATGGTGGAGCTGGGTGGTCCGCACCAGCCCGAGGACGCCGCCAACACGTGTAGCGTGGACGGACTTTCCGGCCCGGATAACGTGGCGGTCATGAACGATGGTCGCGTGCTGATCGGCGAGGACACCGGCGGTCACGAAAACAACATGGTGTGGTTGCTGGATCCGGAAGGCTGA
- a CDS encoding alkaline phosphatase — protein sequence MTMRQEVLMKMLKMAGLALAVTLAGCGSDSDNHDAPPPAAAKKNVLFFLGDGMGITTLTAMRIFEAGEAGSITIDTLPETAFVRTYSADGQVTDSAPSMAAYMTGVKMKNEVISMSTGTNAYAPDGSQYVDADGNSTCEEGNGASVETLLELMKGQGFATGVVTTTRVTHATPATTYAHICNRNGENTIAAQMVPGGDGFNAALGDGVDVMLGGGRRHFLPADQSGRRTDGRNLIEEMQTAGYQYVDNTDALMGVADDTEKLLGIFTSSDMSYELDRIPTQEPSLAEMTGKAIDLLSPRDNGFFLMVEGGRIDHALHATSAKRALTDGIAFDNAVKTALEKMEAIDPGLENTLIVVTADHDHTLVINGYAERTGKTTEDHAGVLGMVRNYANGPNKGVPRTDVDGNPYTILGFGNGPNRPATRVALTETETAADDYLQEAVIQLSSETHGGGDVFLGAVGMGADVFHGVIDNTEVFGKIKAALDLD from the coding sequence ATGACGATGAGACAGGAAGTGCTGATGAAAATGCTCAAAATGGCGGGGCTCGCCCTTGCCGTAACGCTGGCCGGCTGCGGCAGTGACAGCGACAACCACGATGCGCCACCGCCAGCCGCCGCCAAGAAAAACGTACTGTTCTTCCTCGGTGATGGCATGGGTATCACGACGTTGACCGCCATGCGTATCTTCGAGGCCGGTGAAGCGGGAAGCATCACCATCGATACGCTGCCGGAAACCGCTTTTGTCCGTACCTACTCCGCGGATGGTCAGGTGACCGATAGCGCTCCCTCCATGGCCGCTTACATGACCGGCGTGAAGATGAAAAATGAAGTCATCTCCATGAGCACCGGCACCAACGCCTACGCGCCGGACGGTTCCCAGTATGTGGATGCCGACGGCAACAGCACCTGTGAGGAAGGTAACGGCGCCTCAGTTGAGACGCTGCTGGAGCTGATGAAGGGGCAAGGCTTTGCCACCGGCGTGGTCACTACCACCCGCGTGACTCACGCCACTCCGGCAACGACCTACGCCCACATCTGTAACCGTAACGGTGAAAACACCATCGCCGCGCAGATGGTGCCGGGCGGGGACGGCTTCAACGCCGCCCTTGGTGACGGTGTCGACGTCATGCTCGGTGGCGGCCGCCGTCACTTCCTGCCCGCGGATCAGAGTGGCCGCCGTACCGACGGTCGTAACCTGATCGAGGAAATGCAAACCGCCGGCTATCAGTACGTGGATAACACCGACGCTTTGATGGGCGTGGCCGACGACACCGAAAAGCTGCTTGGCATTTTCACCAGCAGCGATATGAGCTACGAGCTCGACCGTATTCCCACGCAAGAGCCGAGCCTGGCCGAAATGACCGGCAAAGCCATCGATTTGCTCAGCCCTCGCGACAATGGCTTCTTCCTGATGGTGGAAGGCGGTCGTATTGACCATGCGCTGCACGCTACCAGTGCCAAGCGTGCTCTGACCGACGGTATCGCGTTCGATAACGCGGTGAAAACCGCGCTGGAAAAAATGGAAGCGATCGATCCGGGTCTGGAAAATACCCTGATCGTGGTCACCGCGGACCACGACCACACTCTGGTGATCAATGGCTACGCCGAGCGTACTGGCAAGACCACGGAGGACCACGCCGGTGTTCTGGGTATGGTGCGTAACTATGCCAACGGCCCGAACAAAGGGGTGCCGCGCACCGATGTTGATGGCAACCCGTACACCATTCTCGGCTTCGGTAACGGCCCGAATCGCCCCGCCACCCGTGTCGCGTTGACGGAGACGGAAACCGCCGCGGACGACTATCTGCAGGAAGCAGTCATTCAGCTCAGCAGTGAAACCCACGGCGGTGGTGATGTGTTCCTGGGAGCGGTCGGCATGGGTGCCGACGTCTTCCACGGTGTCATCGACAACACCGAAGTTTTCGGCAAGATCAAGGCCGCCCTGGATCTGGATTGA
- a CDS encoding alkaline phosphatase, producing MKRSVIGGALICCAATLMTQPVNAAQAKNIIFFLGDGMGPVTQTAARIYAGEKAGLEVPETHKLAMEQLDYAARIKTYSEDAQTTDSAPGMASYMTGMKSKNEVISMTPDTNPNDGDGNPYQTNGDSLCPETGNGEAARTLLEILKAEGYSTGVVTTTRITHATPATTYAHICNRNAENTIATQMVPGGEGYNSALGNDGIDVILGGGRRHFLPAPDGRRSDDRDLIMEMQGAGYTYVSSGSELGAVDLGNTEKLFGLFNSSDLNYELDRVNNELDEPSLAEMTRSAIDILSRNQDGYFLMVEGGRIDHALHGTNAKRALEDTLAFDQAIAAAMEKADLENTLIIVTADHDHVMAFNGYSKIGNPVLGLLKEYRTGGLALDAQGKPFTTLVFGNGGGPREADRATLTEDEVLQDDYLQEVGVKLGGPGSETHGGGDVRLNAGGAGSDLFKGTLDNVDVFGLIHEAMGL from the coding sequence ATGAAACGTTCCGTTATTGGCGGTGCACTGATCTGCTGTGCCGCCACTCTGATGACCCAACCGGTCAACGCCGCTCAGGCCAAGAACATTATTTTCTTCCTCGGCGACGGCATGGGCCCGGTAACACAGACCGCGGCGCGCATTTACGCCGGTGAAAAAGCCGGTCTGGAAGTGCCGGAGACCCACAAGCTGGCGATGGAACAGCTGGATTACGCCGCGCGTATCAAGACCTACTCCGAGGACGCCCAGACCACCGACAGCGCACCGGGGATGGCCAGCTACATGACTGGCATGAAATCCAAGAACGAAGTGATTTCAATGACACCGGACACCAACCCCAACGATGGTGATGGTAATCCGTACCAGACCAATGGCGACAGCCTCTGCCCGGAAACCGGTAACGGCGAGGCGGCGCGGACTCTGCTGGAGATCCTCAAAGCCGAGGGCTACAGCACCGGCGTGGTGACCACCACGCGTATCACCCACGCCACGCCCGCTACTACCTACGCCCACATCTGCAACCGCAATGCTGAAAATACCATTGCCACGCAGATGGTGCCGGGCGGTGAGGGCTATAACAGCGCGCTGGGGAACGACGGTATCGATGTGATCCTGGGCGGTGGCCGCCGTCACTTCCTGCCGGCCCCTGACGGACGCCGCAGTGATGACCGCGACCTGATCATGGAAATGCAGGGCGCCGGTTATACCTACGTGAGCAGTGGCTCCGAGCTGGGGGCTGTCGACCTGGGCAATACGGAAAAACTGTTCGGTCTGTTCAATAGCAGCGATCTGAACTACGAGCTGGATCGGGTCAATAACGAGCTGGATGAGCCGAGTCTGGCGGAGATGACCCGTTCCGCCATCGATATCCTGTCCCGCAATCAGGACGGCTACTTCCTGATGGTGGAGGGCGGCCGTATCGACCACGCGCTGCACGGCACCAATGCCAAGCGCGCACTGGAAGACACGCTGGCCTTCGACCAGGCCATTGCCGCTGCTATGGAAAAAGCGGATCTGGAAAATACCCTGATCATCGTTACCGCGGATCACGATCACGTCATGGCGTTCAACGGCTACTCCAAGATCGGTAACCCGGTACTCGGCCTGTTGAAGGAATACCGCACTGGCGGGCTGGCGCTCGACGCTCAGGGCAAGCCCTTCACTACTCTGGTGTTCGGTAATGGCGGCGGCCCCCGTGAAGCGGATCGGGCCACGTTGACCGAGGACGAAGTGCTGCAGGACGATTACCTGCAGGAAGTGGGCGTGAAACTGGGCGGACCGGGCAGTGAAACTCACGGTGGCGGTGATGTTCGCCTGAACGCGGGTGGTGCCGGCAGCGATCTGTTCAAAGGTACCCTGGATAACGTGGACGTGTTTGGTTTGATCCACGAAGCCATGGGGCTTTAA